In the genome of Ignavibacteriales bacterium, one region contains:
- a CDS encoding pyridoxal phosphate-dependent aminotransferase, with translation MTTHTDTPINFETVKSKIRESNLPSIGRASIREIKKLIDSIQNVTGDEYIRMEMGIPGLPPSQIGVEAEIAALKKGVAAIYPDIQGIPPLKQEVARFVKLFMDIDVNPEHCIPAVGSMQTGFASMMTVNRMDAKKDKILFIDPGFPVHKQQLQVLGMKWESFDVYEYRGEKLRNKLESYLSKGDISGLLYSNPNNPSWICFTEHELKIIAELADKYNVVVLEDLAYFAMDFRKDLSKPGKPPFQATVARYTDNFILMISGSKTFSYAGQRIGVMVISEKLFNTSAPDLKRFYSSERFGHAIVFGSLYPLSAGTSHSAQYAFAAMLKAANDGTFDFVQSIKEYGEKANVMKKLFTQNGFKIVYDLDENEPIADGFYFTVAYPGMSGDELLEKLLFYGISAISLLITGSKRSEGIRACVSLIRKDQFPVLEQRLKKFFEHHPLK, from the coding sequence ATGACAACACACACTGATACACCTATCAATTTTGAAACAGTCAAATCTAAAATTAGAGAAAGCAATCTCCCTTCCATTGGAAGAGCTTCAATACGTGAAATTAAAAAACTGATAGACAGTATTCAAAATGTAACCGGTGATGAGTACATACGCATGGAAATGGGAATACCAGGACTTCCGCCATCCCAAATAGGTGTTGAAGCTGAAATAGCTGCTCTTAAAAAAGGGGTTGCTGCAATCTATCCGGATATCCAGGGCATCCCGCCGTTAAAGCAGGAAGTTGCCAGGTTCGTAAAATTATTTATGGATATTGATGTTAATCCTGAACATTGTATTCCGGCGGTTGGCTCAATGCAAACCGGTTTTGCGTCAATGATGACTGTAAACAGGATGGATGCAAAAAAAGATAAAATTCTTTTTATTGATCCGGGATTTCCTGTTCATAAACAGCAATTGCAGGTACTCGGTATGAAGTGGGAGTCATTCGATGTTTATGAATACCGGGGTGAAAAGTTGAGAAATAAACTCGAATCATATTTAAGTAAAGGTGACATATCAGGATTACTTTATTCAAATCCGAATAATCCATCATGGATATGTTTTACCGAGCATGAACTTAAGATCATTGCAGAACTTGCTGACAAGTATAATGTTGTGGTGCTCGAAGACCTTGCATACTTTGCAATGGACTTCCGCAAAGATTTATCGAAACCCGGTAAACCACCATTCCAGGCAACCGTTGCACGTTATACTGATAATTTTATTCTTATGATTTCCGGTTCAAAAACATTCAGCTATGCAGGACAGCGAATTGGTGTAATGGTAATTTCAGAAAAATTATTTAACACTTCGGCTCCCGATTTAAAGAGATTTTATTCCTCCGAAAGATTCGGACACGCTATTGTGTTTGGATCTTTATACCCGCTGAGCGCCGGAACATCGCATTCAGCACAATACGCCTTCGCCGCTATGCTTAAAGCCGCAAATGATGGAACTTTTGATTTTGTTCAATCAATAAAAGAGTACGGCGAAAAAGCTAATGTGATGAAAAAACTTTTTACACAAAACGGATTTAAAATTGTTTATGACCTGGATGAAAATGAACCAATTGCCGACGGGTTTTACTTTACAGTAGCATATCCCGGAATGAGCGGGGATGAACTGCTCGAAAAATTATTATTCTATGGTATAAGTGCAATATCTTTGCTGATAACAGGAAGTAAACGCAGCGAAGGCATACGTGCCTGTGTATCGTTAATTAGGAAAGATCAGTTTCCTGTGCTTGAGCAAAGATTAAAAAAATTTTTTGAACATCATCCTCTGAAATAA
- a CDS encoding TonB-dependent receptor, whose translation MRLYIYLMFIILTVSGARAQTLKGFVFELDENEKRIPLAGSNVYWEGTQMGVSTDLNGFFELKKIESDHLHLVVSYIGYKPDTLDIPNDLDSIEIVLSVNRELQEVVVSGTSLSKYFDELDARQTEVITSKELLKAACCNLAESFTTNASVDVQFQDAVTGAKQIQLLGLAGTYTQMMIENIPTLKGIGSVFGLGYVPGPWMTHISISKGSASVVNGYESITGQINLDYKKPDDMERHYFNVFQSSHYKMDLNANSAVQLSENLSTLLLAHSEFNQKSLDHNHDSFADQPKVKQFNFMNRWKYQSFTGFESQFGVQVLDEKRRGGQISSTHSGLHQGEDYKINIDTKRYEVFAKNGFVFDDEPYTSMGLILSAQFHQQNSLFGKRIYNADQKSFYSNLLFQSNSSDGIHSITAGGSYVYDHYDEKFDTLNFIRNESRPGVFAEYNFSPEYFISVVPGVRVDFHNLFGTFFTPRIHIRYAIDENTTLRLSAGKGYRSVNIFSDNLSYLVSSRKFVIVNQPTYEEGINYGFNLTRYITIADKDMRVTFDYYRTEFQKQTVVDIDTDAREVRFYDLNGSSYSNNYQLEIYYQLFDRLDIGAAYRYTDVKTQYGQSLLTKPLIGKYKGLLTLSYFTDERNWVFDSSFLLNGGGRIPSTVQNPVEHQRKESFGSYININAQLTKKLDILELYLGVENLTDFKQDNPVISPDEPFGEYFDASLVWGPVEGRKFYAGLRLSIF comes from the coding sequence ATGAGACTATATATTTATTTAATGTTCATAATACTAACTGTTTCAGGTGCAAGAGCACAAACTCTGAAAGGATTTGTATTTGAACTTGACGAAAATGAAAAAAGAATCCCGCTTGCCGGTTCTAATGTTTATTGGGAAGGTACACAGATGGGAGTATCCACTGACTTAAATGGTTTTTTCGAATTGAAAAAAATCGAGTCAGATCATCTTCACCTTGTTGTAAGTTATATCGGTTATAAACCCGACACACTTGATATTCCAAATGATCTTGATAGCATTGAAATTGTTCTTTCCGTGAACAGGGAACTCCAGGAAGTTGTCGTTTCAGGAACTTCACTCTCAAAATATTTTGATGAATTAGATGCGCGGCAAACTGAAGTGATCACATCAAAAGAACTGCTTAAAGCCGCTTGCTGTAATCTTGCAGAAAGTTTTACAACTAATGCAAGTGTTGATGTACAGTTCCAGGATGCAGTCACCGGTGCGAAACAAATTCAACTGCTTGGTTTAGCAGGAACATATACTCAAATGATGATCGAGAATATTCCGACACTTAAGGGAATAGGCAGTGTATTCGGTCTTGGTTATGTTCCCGGACCCTGGATGACTCATATAAGTATATCAAAAGGATCGGCTTCAGTAGTTAATGGATATGAATCTATCACCGGCCAGATAAATCTTGATTATAAGAAACCTGATGATATGGAGCGACATTACTTTAATGTATTTCAAAGCTCACATTATAAAATGGACTTGAACGCAAACTCAGCCGTTCAGTTATCTGAAAATCTCAGTACACTGTTACTTGCTCATAGTGAGTTCAATCAAAAATCTCTTGATCATAATCACGATTCGTTCGCAGATCAGCCAAAAGTTAAACAGTTTAATTTTATGAACAGGTGGAAATACCAGTCATTCACAGGATTTGAATCACAATTCGGAGTCCAGGTGCTTGACGAAAAAAGACGCGGCGGACAAATATCTTCGACACACTCCGGTCTTCATCAGGGAGAAGATTACAAAATAAATATAGATACAAAACGCTACGAAGTATTTGCAAAAAATGGTTTTGTTTTTGATGATGAACCTTATACAAGTATGGGATTAATTTTAAGTGCGCAGTTCCACCAGCAAAATTCTTTATTTGGAAAAAGGATTTATAATGCTGATCAAAAATCATTTTATTCAAATCTTTTATTCCAGTCAAACAGCAGCGACGGTATTCACTCAATAACTGCAGGTGGAAGTTATGTGTACGATCACTACGATGAAAAATTTGATACTCTGAATTTTATAAGAAATGAATCAAGACCCGGTGTATTCGCCGAATATAATTTTTCACCAGAATATTTTATATCTGTTGTACCCGGTGTCAGAGTTGATTTTCATAATTTATTCGGAACTTTTTTTACTCCGAGAATTCATATCAGATATGCAATCGATGAAAACACTACACTACGACTTTCCGCAGGAAAAGGATATCGCTCAGTAAATATTTTTTCTGACAATCTTAGTTACCTTGTTAGTTCAAGGAAGTTTGTGATTGTAAATCAGCCTACGTATGAAGAAGGTATAAACTATGGATTCAATCTGACGAGGTATATTACCATAGCCGATAAAGATATGAGAGTAACATTTGATTATTACAGGACTGAATTCCAGAAGCAGACTGTTGTGGACATTGACACTGATGCAAGGGAAGTCAGATTTTATGATCTTAACGGAAGCTCATATTCGAATAATTATCAGCTGGAAATTTATTATCAGTTATTTGACAGGCTGGATATCGGTGCTGCTTACAGGTACACGGATGTTAAAACCCAATACGGTCAATCATTACTTACCAAACCGCTGATAGGAAAATACAAAGGACTCTTAACGTTGTCTTATTTTACAGATGAAAGAAACTGGGTATTTGATTCCTCCTTTTTACTTAACGGCGGAGGAAGAATTCCTTCAACAGTTCAGAATCCGGTTGAACATCAGAGAAAAGAAAGTTTTGGTTCATACATTAATATCAATGCTCAGTTGACAAAAAAACTTGACATACTTGAATTGTATCTTGGTGTCGAGAATTTAACAGACTTTAAACAGGATAATCCTGTTATCTCGCCGGATGAACCATTTGGTGAATACTTTGATGCTTCATTAGTTTGGGGACCGGTTGAAGGCAGAAAGTTTTATGCAGGTTTACGTTTAAGTATTTTTTAA
- a CDS encoding PTS sugar transporter subunit IIA, which produces MKVSELLSEKFVIADLKGESKEDIINQLVDLFNGDDRIVDLEKVRTAVLEREKIMSTGVGKGFAIPHGKTGAVKEIIAAFGKTKNEIDYQALDGKPVHIVFLLVGKDNLVSTHIKLLSRISRMMNKDSFRNQLYDAGTAAEIISLFKTEEENYFDV; this is translated from the coding sequence ATGAAAGTTTCAGAACTCCTATCAGAAAAATTTGTTATTGCAGATCTTAAAGGCGAATCTAAAGAAGATATCATCAACCAGCTGGTTGATTTATTTAACGGTGATGATAGAATAGTTGATCTTGAAAAAGTAAGAACGGCTGTTCTTGAACGCGAAAAAATTATGTCAACAGGAGTTGGTAAAGGTTTTGCTATTCCGCATGGTAAAACCGGCGCAGTCAAAGAAATCATAGCCGCGTTTGGAAAAACTAAAAATGAAATTGATTACCAGGCATTGGATGGTAAACCTGTACACATTGTCTTTTTATTAGTCGGCAAAGATAATTTAGTAAGCACTCACATTAAATTGTTAAGCAGGATTTCACGAATGATGAATAAAGACTCATTCCGTAACCAGTTATATGATGCCGGAACTGCTGCAGAAATCATTTCGCTTTTTAAAACTGAAGAAGAAAATTATTTCGATGTATAA
- a CDS encoding YHS domain-containing protein produces the protein MNKILLIIIVLTLSINLDAQEKNKSTQTEKEKHSTSIDSSKVTDNKQKEIWNELCPVQGNKVEKDVPTVEHDGKVYGFCCPGCDTKFAKNPEKYVNNLSKDGKRFLKK, from the coding sequence ATGAACAAAATATTATTAATAATAATCGTCTTAACACTCAGTATTAATTTAGATGCTCAGGAAAAGAACAAATCCACACAAACTGAAAAGGAAAAACATTCTACTTCAATCGATAGTTCAAAGGTGACAGACAATAAACAAAAAGAAATCTGGAATGAATTATGTCCTGTTCAGGGAAACAAAGTGGAAAAAGATGTTCCGACTGTTGAGCATGATGGAAAAGTTTATGGTTTCTGCTGTCCAGGCTGCGACACCAAGTTTGCAAAAAATCCTGAAAAGTATGTAAATAATCTGAGTAAGGATGGAAAAAGATTTCTCAAAAAATAA
- the nrfH gene encoding cytochrome c nitrite reductase small subunit — MNLKKIISSLIPPPQWRAPVIIAIGVIFGLGFVIAHISNATSYLSDDPKACVNCHVMNPQFATWQRSSHARVTTCNDCHVPHDNFIRTYLFKASDGLRHATMFTFRLEPQVIRIHEAGRNVVQENCIRCHSDLINQTNLITMTGESADHGNGKLCWDCHREVPHGRVNSLSSFPFVRVPQLTPVMPEWIEKNISNEKSN; from the coding sequence ATGAACCTGAAAAAAATAATATCCTCCTTAATTCCTCCACCGCAATGGAGAGCGCCTGTGATAATCGCCATTGGTGTAATATTTGGATTAGGATTTGTGATCGCACATATTTCAAATGCTACATCATATCTTTCCGATGACCCCAAAGCCTGTGTAAATTGCCACGTAATGAACCCGCAATTTGCAACGTGGCAGAGGAGCAGTCATGCAAGGGTTACTACATGTAACGACTGTCATGTACCACACGATAATTTTATCAGAACCTATCTATTTAAAGCGAGTGACGGATTACGTCATGCAACTATGTTTACTTTCAGACTTGAGCCGCAGGTAATAAGAATTCATGAAGCCGGGAGAAATGTTGTTCAGGAAAATTGTATCCGATGTCATTCTGATCTTATCAATCAAACAAACTTAATCACAATGACAGGAGAATCAGCCGACCATGGAAATGGAAAGCTTTGCTGGGATTGTCACCGGGAAGTGCCGCACGGGCGTGTGAACAGCCTGTCATCATTTCCTTTTGTCAGAGTTCCACAACTGACACCGGTTATGCCTGAATGGATAGAAAAAAATATTTCAAATGAAAAATCAAACTAA
- a CDS encoding T9SS type A sorting domain-containing protein — translation MLHKLTLLVILFSGIILGQTGWTQMTSLPNGANINSISVVDHNIVWVACDGNSVYKTTDGGASWLLRNSGLPTGNLYGISAIDTTNCWVGTVAGSIYRTSNGGQSWTSQIAVSGSFINGIKMFDLNYGVYTGDPTGSGQPYQMRFTTNGGTNWYLAQNSPVAGNEFGVINAWDWIDTTHFWIGSANLTASATTSKIFRTSNGYSGTWSFTNVAGTGGTAGLYYQAVAFTDLNNGMAGSNGNNIMRTTNGGTSWTAVTLPTGVTTFAAINMHGMKDGSNTIRLSLNETTGYRLFKTTNYGTTWVEEVVPVVAATNGIQHMQFVNANFGFAGGAAGMVLKYDNEVPVELTSFTAQAGSGEVILNWSTASELNNLGFEIQRSTVTGEQTGEWTMVGFKEGHGTTSEAQNYTYSDDVRDINADAVVYRLKQIDFNGNYEYSPEVLVDNLVPLVYGLEQNYPNPFNPSTVIKYNLPSENYVSLKVYNTLGQEVATLVNEIMGAGSHEVSFNAKDLSSGIYYYTLRVSESNGNEKVFTNKMMLMK, via the coding sequence ATGCTGCATAAACTTACTTTATTAGTAATACTATTTTCAGGAATAATCCTCGGTCAAACCGGGTGGACACAAATGACATCATTACCAAATGGGGCAAACATCAATTCAATTTCAGTTGTTGATCATAATATTGTTTGGGTTGCCTGTGACGGCAATTCGGTTTATAAAACAACTGATGGAGGTGCTTCCTGGTTACTAAGAAATAGCGGACTTCCCACAGGAAATTTATATGGCATCTCTGCAATCGATACAACAAATTGCTGGGTTGGAACAGTTGCCGGAAGTATTTACAGAACATCGAATGGCGGTCAGAGCTGGACATCGCAGATCGCTGTATCAGGTAGTTTTATTAATGGTATAAAAATGTTCGACTTAAATTATGGTGTATATACCGGTGACCCAACAGGAAGTGGGCAGCCTTATCAAATGAGATTTACTACTAACGGTGGAACAAATTGGTATCTTGCGCAAAATTCTCCTGTTGCAGGAAATGAATTTGGTGTTATTAACGCGTGGGACTGGATTGATACAACACATTTCTGGATTGGTTCTGCAAATCTTACAGCAAGTGCAACAACTTCAAAAATTTTCAGAACATCAAACGGTTACAGCGGAACATGGTCATTTACAAATGTTGCCGGAACAGGCGGAACTGCCGGGTTATATTATCAGGCTGTTGCGTTTACAGATCTGAATAATGGTATGGCTGGTTCAAATGGAAATAACATAATGAGAACAACAAACGGCGGAACAAGCTGGACAGCGGTAACACTTCCTACAGGTGTTACAACATTTGCGGCAATAAACATGCACGGGATGAAAGATGGTTCAAATACAATTCGTCTATCACTTAATGAAACCACAGGCTACCGGTTATTCAAAACCACAAACTACGGAACAACATGGGTAGAGGAGGTTGTTCCCGTTGTGGCAGCTACAAACGGAATTCAGCATATGCAGTTTGTAAATGCAAATTTCGGATTTGCAGGTGGTGCGGCAGGAATGGTTTTAAAGTATGATAATGAAGTTCCAGTAGAACTGACCTCATTCACAGCCCAGGCAGGTTCAGGTGAAGTAATCCTAAACTGGTCAACAGCAAGTGAACTGAACAACTTAGGATTTGAAATCCAGAGAAGCACAGTAACCGGCGAACAGACAGGTGAATGGACAATGGTAGGCTTCAAAGAAGGACACGGAACAACATCAGAAGCACAGAACTACACATATAGTGATGATGTAAGAGACATCAATGCAGATGCAGTAGTATACAGACTGAAACAAATAGACTTCAATGGAAACTATGAATATAGTCCTGAAGTACTGGTAGATAACTTAGTCCCGCTGGTATATGGATTAGAGCAGAACTATCCGAATCCATTCAACCCGAGCACTGTGATAAAATACAATTTACCATCAGAGAACTATGTAAGCCTGAAGGTGTATAACACATTAGGTCAGGAAGTAGCCACATTGGTAAATGAAATAATGGGAGCCGGCAGTCACGAAGTAAGCTTCAATGCAAAAGACTTAAGCTCAGGAATCTATTACTACACATTGAGAGTAAGTGAATCAAACGGAAATGAAAAAGTATTCACCAACAAAATGATGTTGATGAAGTAA
- a CDS encoding T9SS type A sorting domain-containing protein, protein MKKSYLGVLLAAVLFGSVTFAQVTVFSDNFDSYVAGQRVACQNPTEWTTWSNSPCSTTEDALVSTNFAYSGANSFVITQNIDFVRLHNGANGYTSGKYKQSMRVYIPAGKAGYWNTLSDFTFTTGGYWAFECYFNVGGAGVFSTATDFNFTWTPATWMLVEVVTDLDNNTGEFWLNGTLQTSWVWTAGATTGTGPMKLDASDFFGATANDEMYVDNYTVTNEIVPVELTSFTAQAGSGEVTLNWSTASELNNLGFEIQRRTVTGEQTGEWTMVGFKEGHGTTSEAQNYTYSDDVRDINADAVVYRLKQIDFNGNYEYSPEVLVDNLVPLVYGLEQNYPNPFNPSTVIKYNLPSENYVSLKVYNTLGQEVATLVNEIMGAGSHEVSFNAKDLSSGIYYYTLRVSESNGNEKVFTNKMMLMK, encoded by the coding sequence ATGAAAAAAAGTTACTTGGGAGTTCTGTTAGCTGCAGTTCTTTTCGGCTCTGTCACTTTTGCTCAGGTTACGGTATTTAGTGATAATTTTGATTCTTATGTTGCAGGTCAAAGAGTTGCCTGCCAGAATCCTACTGAATGGACAACCTGGAGTAATTCACCCTGCAGTACCACTGAAGACGCTCTTGTCTCAACTAATTTTGCGTATAGTGGTGCAAATTCATTTGTGATAACGCAAAATATTGATTTTGTAAGATTACACAACGGAGCAAATGGTTATACATCCGGTAAATACAAACAGTCAATGCGTGTTTACATTCCTGCAGGTAAAGCGGGTTACTGGAATACATTATCTGACTTTACATTCACAACAGGTGGATACTGGGCATTTGAATGTTACTTTAATGTGGGAGGTGCTGGTGTTTTCTCAACTGCCACAGACTTTAACTTTACATGGACACCTGCAACATGGATGCTGGTTGAGGTTGTAACTGATCTTGATAACAATACTGGAGAATTCTGGCTTAATGGTACACTCCAAACTTCGTGGGTATGGACAGCCGGTGCAACAACCGGAACCGGTCCAATGAAATTAGACGCATCTGATTTCTTCGGCGCAACAGCAAATGATGAAATGTATGTTGACAACTATACTGTCACCAATGAAATAGTTCCAGTAGAACTCACTTCATTCACAGCTCAGGCAGGTTCAGGTGAAGTAACCCTAAACTGGTCAACAGCAAGTGAACTGAACAACTTAGGATTTGAAATCCAGAGAAGAACAGTCACCGGCGAACAGACAGGTGAATGGACAATGGTAGGCTTCAAAGAAGGACACGGCACAACATCAGAAGCACAGAACTACACTTATAGTGATGATGTAAGAGACATCAACGCAGATGCAGTAGTATACAGACTGAAACAAATAGACTTCAATGGAAACTATGAATATAGTCCTGAAGTACTGGTAGATAACTTAGTCCCGCTTGTATATGGATTAGAGCAGAACTATCCGAATCCATTCAACCCGAGCACAGTGATAAAATACAATTTACCATCAGAGAACTATGTAAGCCTGAAGGTGTATAACACATTAGGTCAGGAAGTAGCCACATTGGTAAATGAAATAATGGGAGCCGGCAGTCACGAAGTAAGCTTCAATGCAAAAGACTTAAGCTCGGGAATCTATTACTACACATTGAGAGTAAGTGAATCAAACGGAAATGAAAAAGTATTCACTAACAAAATGATGTTGATGAAATAA
- a CDS encoding histidine--tRNA ligase, which yields MIKAVTGTKDILPSEISSWHYLENLLRETFSIFNYKEIRTPVFEETALFARGIGEDTDIVSKEMYTFRDRSETSITLKPEMTAGVVRAFIEHSLGAQQGLNKLYYISPMFRQERPQAGRLRQFHQFGAEAIGSSSPLLDAEMIQLAYHILKSLGLKNLQVKINSLGIPEVREKYKNLLREFLSDKKEKLSEDSRKRFDTNILRIFDSKIEVDKQILNNAPLLIDYLDEESKQNFEVVKDYLTKNGIPFDVDSALVRGLDYYTKTTFEIVSSSVGSQSALCGGGRYDLLINELGGKPTPAVGFAAGMERILLACANENTFALPPEQLDVYIVRIDNGIEMLAAEICTELRRRNLKCDYDYLARSVKAQMREANKMNARYVIFLGGDELKEGLLNLKNMQNGTEQKVLKNSFDEIKKIINS from the coding sequence ATGATAAAAGCTGTAACGGGTACAAAAGATATTCTTCCATCAGAAATTTCATCATGGCATTACCTTGAAAATCTGTTGAGAGAAACCTTCAGTATTTTTAATTACAAAGAAATCAGAACTCCTGTATTTGAAGAAACCGCCTTGTTCGCACGGGGAATCGGTGAAGACACAGATATTGTAAGCAAAGAGATGTACACATTCAGGGACCGGAGCGAAACAAGTATTACACTTAAACCTGAGATGACTGCAGGTGTTGTGCGTGCATTTATTGAACATTCACTCGGCGCCCAGCAGGGATTGAATAAGCTCTACTATATATCACCGATGTTTCGTCAGGAACGCCCGCAAGCAGGAAGATTAAGACAGTTCCATCAATTTGGTGCTGAAGCAATCGGCAGTTCGTCGCCGTTGCTGGATGCTGAAATGATACAACTCGCATATCATATATTAAAGAGTCTCGGTTTAAAAAATCTTCAGGTGAAAATAAATTCGCTGGGGATTCCCGAAGTCCGTGAGAAGTATAAAAATCTGTTACGAGAATTTCTTTCGGATAAAAAGGAAAAATTATCGGAAGACAGCCGCAAACGTTTTGATACAAATATCCTCAGAATTTTTGACAGCAAAATAGAAGTTGATAAACAGATTCTAAATAACGCACCGCTGTTGATCGACTATCTTGACGAAGAAAGCAAACAAAATTTTGAAGTTGTTAAAGATTACCTGACTAAAAATGGAATTCCGTTTGACGTTGATTCTGCACTTGTCAGAGGACTTGACTACTACACAAAAACCACATTTGAAATTGTTAGTTCAAGTGTTGGATCACAGAGTGCATTGTGCGGCGGCGGGAGATATGATCTGTTGATAAATGAGCTTGGAGGCAAACCAACTCCTGCTGTTGGATTCGCCGCCGGAATGGAAAGAATTCTTCTGGCTTGTGCCAACGAAAATACTTTTGCTTTACCTCCGGAACAGCTTGATGTTTACATCGTACGAATTGATAACGGTATTGAAATGCTTGCTGCTGAGATTTGTACTGAGTTGAGAAGGCGAAATCTAAAATGTGATTATGACTATCTTGCCAGAAGTGTGAAAGCACAAATGCGTGAAGCGAATAAAATGAATGCGAGATATGTAATCTTCCTTGGCGGGGATGAACTTAAAGAAGGTTTATTGAATCTTAAGAATATGCAGAATGGTACCGAGCAGAAAGTTCTGAAGAACAGTTTCGATGAGATAAAAAAAATAATTAATAGCTGA
- the nrfA gene encoding ammonia-forming cytochrome c nitrite reductase: protein MSKFQKLITEKPWVAWFLFLGTIAVVFLVGLFGASILERRTESVQQFQLVKTIPDWEPRNEVWGENFPREYQTYLKTRDTSFASKYNGSVMIDELERDPNMVILWAGYAFSHDYNQSRGHYYAVTDIRNTLRTRVKQPATCWTCKSTDVPRVMNEMGASNFYKQPWKDMGSQIVNPIGCQDCHEPNTMNLRITRPALAEAFSRMGKDIKNSTQQEMRSLVCAQCHVEYYFGGEDHTYLTFPWDDGFTVEDMEKYYDEIEHKDFVHALSKTPIIKAQHPGYEIFKVGIHGQRGVSCADCHMPYMSEGSVKFTDHHMQSPLNNISRSCAVCHRESEETLMSNVYERQDKNKELQDLAEGSLVKAHIEAKTAWDNGATETQMKPILTLIRHAQWRWDFATASHGASFHAPLEVARILGTSIKKSEEARVILSKLLTELKVSTPIQMPDLTTKQKAQEYLKLDIQKFKTEKKEFISTVIPEWDRQAADREKKMNQ, encoded by the coding sequence ATGAGCAAATTTCAAAAATTAATCACAGAGAAACCCTGGGTTGCATGGTTTTTATTTTTAGGAACAATCGCGGTTGTATTTCTTGTAGGTCTTTTTGGTGCCTCGATACTTGAAAGAAGGACTGAATCTGTTCAGCAATTTCAATTAGTAAAAACAATACCGGATTGGGAACCCCGCAATGAAGTTTGGGGAGAAAATTTCCCGCGTGAATATCAAACATATCTTAAAACACGGGATACTTCTTTCGCAAGTAAATACAATGGCTCTGTAATGATTGATGAACTTGAACGAGATCCGAATATGGTAATTCTGTGGGCTGGTTATGCATTCTCGCACGACTATAATCAATCACGCGGTCATTATTATGCAGTAACCGATATTCGCAACACTTTACGTACTAGAGTTAAGCAGCCTGCAACCTGCTGGACTTGCAAAAGTACAGATGTTCCAAGAGTTATGAATGAAATGGGCGCTTCCAATTTTTATAAACAACCATGGAAGGATATGGGTTCACAAATTGTTAATCCTATAGGCTGCCAGGATTGCCACGAACCAAACACAATGAATCTGAGAATTACACGACCTGCACTTGCTGAAGCTTTCAGCAGGATGGGGAAGGATATAAAAAATTCAACGCAACAGGAGATGAGATCGCTGGTTTGTGCTCAGTGTCATGTTGAGTATTATTTTGGTGGTGAAGATCATACATATCTTACATTTCCATGGGATGACGGATTCACTGTTGAAGACATGGAAAAATATTATGATGAAATTGAACATAAAGATTTTGTCCATGCATTAAGTAAGACACCCATTATCAAAGCACAACATCCAGGTTATGAAATATTCAAAGTAGGGATACATGGTCAACGAGGTGTTTCCTGTGCAGACTGCCACATGCCTTATATGAGTGAAGGAAGTGTAAAATTCACAGATCATCATATGCAAAGCCCGCTTAATAATATTTCAAGAAGTTGTGCAGTTTGCCATCGCGAAAGCGAAGAAACTCTAATGAGTAATGTGTATGAACGTCAGGATAAAAACAAAGAACTGCAGGACCTTGCCGAAGGTTCACTTGTCAAAGCTCATATCGAAGCTAAAACAGCGTGGGATAATGGTGCTACAGAAACTCAAATGAAACCAATTCTTACATTAATAAGACATGCACAATGGAGATGGGATTTTGCAACTGCATCGCACGGTGCAAGTTTTCACGCACCTCTTGAAGTAGCAAGAATACTTGGCACATCGATAAAAAAATCTGAGGAAGCAAGAGTAATACTTTCAAAACTCCTTACAGAATTAAAAGTGTCCACACCTATTCAAATGCCGGATCTTACAACAAAGCAAAAAGCGCAGGAATATCTCAAGCTGGATATCCAAAAATTCAAAACTGAAAAAAAAGAATTTATATCAACAGTTATTCCTGAATGGGATAGACAGGCAGCGGACAGAGAAAAAAAGATGAACCAATAA